A region of Numenius arquata chromosome 25, bNumArq3.hap1.1, whole genome shotgun sequence DNA encodes the following proteins:
- the MARCHF2 gene encoding E3 ubiquitin-protein ligase MARCHF2 isoform X2 yields the protein MTTGDCCHLPGSLCDCPGSAALSKSVEDNDIGRPQYVTQVTAKDGRLLSTVIKALGAQSDGPICRICHEGGNGEGLLSPCDCTGTLGTVHKSCLEKWLSSSNTSYCELCHTEFVVERRPRPLTEVSFRYHCQLYSEWRRTNQKVRLMIPASRSPHPVPHSLLSAKLMKKTADETTV from the exons ATGACGACGGGCGactgctgccacctccccggcTCCCTCTGCGACTGCCCGGGCAGCGCGGCCCTCTCCAAGTCGGTGGAGGACAACGACATCGGTCGCCCGCAGTACGTCACGCAGGTCACCGCCAAGGATGGACGGCTCCTCTCCACCGTCATCAAGGCACTGGGCGCCCAGAG TGACGGTCCCATCTGTCGAATCTGTCATGAAGgtggaaatggggagggactgctTTCCCCGTGTGACTGCACAGGAACACTGGGCACCGTGCACAAGAGCTGCCTGGAAAAATGGTTATCCTCCTCCAACACAAGTTACTGTGAGCTCTGCCACACAGAATTTGTTGTAGAGAGAAGACCGAGACCTTTGACAGAG GTTTCGTTCCGCTACCACTGCCAGCTGTACTCGGAGTGGCGAAGGACCAACCAGAAAGTCCGCTTGATGATCCCAGCCTCGCGGAGTCCTCACCCCGTGCCCCACTCCCTCCTCTCTGCCAAGCTCATGAAGAAGACCGCGGATGAAACCACCGTCTGA
- the MARCHF2 gene encoding E3 ubiquitin-protein ligase MARCHF2 isoform X1: protein MTTGDCCHLPGSLCDCPGSAALSKSVEDNDIGRPQYVTQVTAKDGRLLSTVIKALGAQSDGPICRICHEGGNGEGLLSPCDCTGTLGTVHKSCLEKWLSSSNTSYCELCHTEFVVERRPRPLTEWLKDPGPRNEKRTLFCDMVCFLFITPLAAISGWLCLRGAQDHLQFNSRLEAIGLIALTIALFTIYVLWTLVSFRYHCQLYSEWRRTNQKVRLMIPASRSPHPVPHSLLSAKLMKKTADETTV, encoded by the exons ATGACGACGGGCGactgctgccacctccccggcTCCCTCTGCGACTGCCCGGGCAGCGCGGCCCTCTCCAAGTCGGTGGAGGACAACGACATCGGTCGCCCGCAGTACGTCACGCAGGTCACCGCCAAGGATGGACGGCTCCTCTCCACCGTCATCAAGGCACTGGGCGCCCAGAG TGACGGTCCCATCTGTCGAATCTGTCATGAAGgtggaaatggggagggactgctTTCCCCGTGTGACTGCACAGGAACACTGGGCACCGTGCACAAGAGCTGCCTGGAAAAATGGTTATCCTCCTCCAACACAAGTTACTGTGAGCTCTGCCACACAGAATTTGTTGTAGAGAGAAGACCGAGACCTTTGACAGAG TGGCTGAAGGACCCTGGTCCCCGCAATGAGAAGAGGACTCTCTTCTGCGACATGGTGTGTTTCCTGTTCATTACTCCCCTGGCGGCGATCTCTGGCTGGCTGTGTCTGCGCGGAGCCCAGGATCATCTGCAGTTCAACAGCCGACTGGAGGCCATCGGACTCATAGCACTAACTATAGCACTTTTCACAATTTACGTCCTTTGGACGCTG GTTTCGTTCCGCTACCACTGCCAGCTGTACTCGGAGTGGCGAAGGACCAACCAGAAAGTCCGCTTGATGATCCCAGCCTCGCGGAGTCCTCACCCCGTGCCCCACTCCCTCCTCTCTGCCAAGCTCATGAAGAAGACCGCGGATGAAACCACCGTCTGA